The Mauremys mutica isolate MM-2020 ecotype Southern chromosome 1, ASM2049712v1, whole genome shotgun sequence genome has a segment encoding these proteins:
- the LOC123374397 gene encoding olfactory receptor 51G2-like, protein MSAVNDTILNSAVFLLTGVPGQEDVHLWISVPFCLVYVISIVGNSVILFIIKTDPSLHEPMYIFLSMLAITDLGMSITTMPTILGIYLFNSREISLDACFAQLFFIHSLSFIESSILLLMAFDRFVAISNPLRYASILTLPRIAKMGLVFVLRGFVLTFPLPFLLKRFQYCHANVLSHSYCLHQEVMKLACSDITVNSIYGLFITLLMVGLDSLLIFLSYVMILKTVLNVASPTECLRALNTCVSHLCAVVLFYTPEIGLSVLHRFGKGSPPLLQILLGYVYLLVPPLMNPIVYSVKSKHLRVRIIRVFVK, encoded by the coding sequence atgtcagctgtcaatgacaccaTATTGAACTctgcagtgttccttctcacCGGGGTACCTGGGCAGGAAGACGTCCATCTCTGGATCTCTGTCCCCTTCTGCTTAGTGTATGTTATTTCaatagtaggaaattcagtcattctgttcattataaaaacagatccaagcctccatgagcccatgtacattttcctttccatgttggccatcACAGACCTTGGCATGTCAATAACCACCATGCCGACGATACTGGGCATATACTTGTTTAACTCTAGGGAGATCAGCCTTGATGCCTGTTttgcccagctgttcttcatccactcaCTGTCATTCATTGAATCCTCCATTCTCttgttgatggcctttgaccgcttcGTCGCAATCTCTAACCCACTGAGATATGCCTCCATCCTAACTCTTCCGAGAATAGCCAAGATGGGACTGGTGTTTGTGTTAAGAGGGTTTGTCCTAACGTTCCCACTCCCCTTTCTCTTGAAGCGGTTCCAATACTGTCACGCCAATGTCCTCTCCCACTCTTACTGCCTGCACCAGGAGGTCATGAAGCTGGCTTGCTCAGATATCACAGTCAACAGCATCTATGGTTTGTTTATTACACTCTTAATGGTGGGGTTGGATTCGctgctcatcttcctctcttATGTGATGATTCTCAAAACAGTGCTGAATGTTGCATCCCCCACGGAGTGCCTGagggccctgaacacctgcgtctcccacctctgtgctgtTGTCCTCTTTTACACACCAGAGATTGGCTTGTCTGTGTTACACAGATTCGGGAAGGGCTCTCCTCCATTGCTTCAGATTCTCCTGGGCTATGTCTACCTGCTGGTCCCGCCTCTGATGAATCCAATTGTGTACAgcgtgaaaagcaaacaccttcgtgTGAGGATAATCAGGGTGTTTGTCAAGTGA
- the LOC123366187 gene encoding olfactory receptor 51G2-like has translation MSAVNYTKFNSAVFLLTGIPGQEDVHLWVSVPFCFMYVISIVGNSVILFIVKTDSSLHEPMYIFLSMLAVTDLGVLIATMPTILGIFLFNFREISLDVCLAQLFFIPLLQCTKSCILLLMAFDRFIAICNPLRYASILTLPRIPKIGLVAVLRSVVIIFPLPFLLKRFRYCRANVLSHSYCLHQEVMKMACSDITVNNIYGLFAQLLTMGLDSLLIFLSYVMILKTVLSVVSHAECLRALNTCVSHLCAVLLFYTPDVGLAVIHRFGNSSSPLLRIILSYISLLFPHLVNPIVYSVKSKHLRVRIIRVFIK, from the coding sequence ATGTCAGCTGTCAATTACACCAAATTCAACTctgcagtgttccttctcactgggatacctgggcaggaagacGTCCATCTCTGGGTCTCTGTCCCCTTTTGCTTCATGTATGTTATTTCGATAGTAGGAAATTCGGTCATTCTGTTCATTGTAAAAACAGATtcaagcctccatgagcccatgtacattttcctttccatgttggctgTCACAGACCTTGGTGTATTGATAGCCACCATGCCGACGATACTGGGCATATTCTTGTTTAACTTTAGGGAAATCAGCCTCGATGTCTGTTTagcccagctgttcttcatccccTTGCTTCAATGCACTAAATCCTGCATACTCTTAttgatggcctttgaccgcttcATTGCGATCTGTAACCCACTGAGATATGCCTCCATCTTAACCCTGCCAAGAATACCCAAGATAGGACTAGTGGCTGTGCTTAGATCGGTGGTCATAATATTCCCACTTCCCTTTCTCCTGAAACGGTTCCGATACTGTCgagccaatgtcctctcccattcctactgcctgcaccaggaGGTCATGAAGATGGCTTGTTCAGACATCACAGTCAACAATATCTATGGCTTGTTTGCTCAACTCTTAACGATGGGGTTGGACTCGCTGCTCATCTTTctctcttatgtgatgatccTCAAAACAGTGCTGAGCGTCGTGTCCCATGCAGAGTGCCTGagggccctgaacacctgcgtctcccacctctgtgctgtCCTGCTCTTTTACACACCAGACGTTGGCCTGGCTGTGATACACAGATTTGGGAATAGCTCTTCCCCCTTGCTTCGTATTATCCTGAGCTACATCTCCCTGCTTTTCCCACACCTGGTGAACCCAATCGTATACAgcgtgaaaagcaaacaccttcgtgTGAGGATAATCAGGGTGTTCATCAAGTAA
- the LOC123362156 gene encoding olfactory receptor 51G2-like — translation MAAFNHTSASPAVFLLVGIPGLEQAHGWLAIPLCSLYVVAVLGNCTILFIIWGDLSLHQPMYYFLSMLALSDLGLSASTLPTMLSIFLLNSRKVNADACFAQLYFIHTFSVMESAVLLAMAFDRFVAIHKPLRYASILTNATVARIGLALMARSVVMVMPTPVLLRRLRYCFPNVLSHSFCLHQDVMKLACSNRTINSIYGLFVVITTMGLDALLIVLSYGMIVTTVLSIASKEERLKALNTCVSHICAVLIFYIPMIGISMIHRFKESASPLVPVLMADVYVLVPPVMNPIVYSVKTKQIRRRIVQRFQRKRIPNKD, via the coding sequence ATGGCAGCTTTCAATCACACCTCAGCCAGCCCTGCCGTATTCCTCCTGGTGGgcatcccagggctggagcaagcACACGGCTGGCTCGCCATCCCTTTGTGCTCCTTGTATGTTGTGGCAGTCCTAGGGAACTGCACCATCCTGTTCATTATATGGGGGGACCTGAGCCTCCACCAGCCCATGTATTATTTCCTGAGCATGCTGGCGCTTAGCGACCTGGGCCTGTCAGCTTCCACGCTGCCCACaatgctgagcatcttcctgCTTAATTCCAGGAAGGTTAATGCCGATGCTTGCTTCGCCCAGCTGTACTTCATCCACACCTTCTCTGTCATGGAGTCAGCCGTGTTGCTGGCCATGGCCTTTGACCGCTTTGTGGCCATTCACAAGCCCCTGAGGTACGCCTCAATCTTAACCAACGCCACTGTTGCCAGGATAGGGCTGGCTCTCATGGCGAGGAGCGTGGTCATGGtaatgccaacccctgttctCCTCCGGCGGCTGCGGTATTGTTTTCCCAATGTCCTCTCCCACTCCTTCTGCCTGCACCAGGATGTCATGAAGCTGGCCTGCTCCAACAGGACGATCAACAGCATCTATGGCTTGTTTGTGGTCATCACCACGATGGGCTTAGATGCGTTGCTCATTGTCCTATCCTATGGCATGATCGTTACGACTGTGTTGAGCATTGCATCCAAGGAGGAGCGCCTCAAGGCTCTGAACACCTGCGTCTCCCACATCTGTGCCGTCCTGATCTTCTACATCCCCATGATTGGCATCTCCATGATCCACCGTTTCAAGGAAAGTGCCTCTCCCCTCGTCCCCGTCCTCATGGCTGATGTCTATGTGCTGGTCCCACCCGTGATGAACCCCATCGTGTACAGCGTGAAGACCAAGCAGATCCGCAGGAGGATAGTCCAGAGGTTCCAGAGGAAGAGGATCCCAAATAAAGACTGA